In Gemmata obscuriglobus, a single genomic region encodes these proteins:
- a CDS encoding BON domain-containing protein, with protein sequence MNACPSLAPDLADFFVHSPIGQLRRLVVIDNDTEVLITGQVSSYYHKQLAQEYLRRILGKRVIVNHVEVCAGESR encoded by the coding sequence ATGAACGCCTGCCCCTCTCTCGCGCCCGACCTGGCAGACTTTTTCGTCCACAGTCCGATCGGCCAGCTCCGCCGGTTAGTCGTCATCGACAACGACACCGAGGTGCTCATCACCGGGCAGGTGTCGAGCTACTACCACAAACAGCTGGCACAGGAGTACCTCCGCCGCATTCTCGGCAAGCGGGTCATCGTGAACCACGTCGAAGTATGCGCGGGCGAGAGTCGCTGA
- a CDS encoding DUF4337 family protein has product MANTHEHLEHAEHASHHAADPFNQRVAVSVAVVAALLAGVSMLGHRKHNEVLQLQGEANRLTTEASIAHTQSTDKWSEYQAVNVRDHGYEFTGGLLKEVAKVEPKYGAAFKDSIKRADGQHVKYTARLPEVKAEAEKLAHTGRGKQTESLRKMDEAHHAHHQASRLDVAHLGAEIGIVLCSLALLTKRKAFWFAGLKAAALAVVLVVTAYTIPHHPTEHPDAPNGASTDQGKPH; this is encoded by the coding sequence ATGGCAAACACGCACGAGCATCTCGAACACGCCGAACACGCCAGCCACCACGCGGCCGATCCGTTCAACCAGCGGGTCGCGGTGAGCGTCGCGGTGGTCGCGGCGTTGCTCGCGGGGGTGAGCATGCTGGGGCACCGCAAACACAACGAGGTGCTCCAACTTCAAGGCGAGGCGAACCGCCTCACCACCGAAGCCAGCATCGCGCACACGCAGTCCACGGACAAGTGGAGCGAGTACCAGGCGGTGAACGTCCGCGACCACGGGTACGAGTTCACCGGCGGGCTGCTGAAAGAGGTGGCGAAGGTCGAGCCCAAGTACGGAGCGGCGTTCAAGGACTCGATCAAAAGGGCGGACGGCCAGCACGTGAAGTACACGGCGCGGTTGCCGGAGGTCAAAGCCGAGGCCGAAAAGCTCGCACACACGGGCCGCGGGAAGCAGACGGAGTCGCTTCGGAAAATGGACGAGGCGCACCACGCGCACCACCAGGCCAGCCGGCTCGACGTCGCGCACCTCGGGGCCGAGATCGGGATCGTGCTGTGCTCCCTCGCGCTGCTGACCAAGCGCAAGGCGTTCTGGTTCGCGGGCCTGAAGGCGGCGGCGCTGGCGGTCGTTCTCGTGGTCACCGCGTATACAATCCCGCACCACCCGACCGAACACCCCGACGCGCCGAACGGCGCCTCGACCGATCAAGGGAAGCCCCACTGA
- a CDS encoding ArnT family glycosyltransferase, protein MPLFLVMPPWCDVTLYQMAARNVLRGGTHYRDIFDTNLPGFVWLMAGAKLLFGWSTGALRAVDLMVIAGATAALCRFVRRCGGTRYTVAWLVAAVALFYPFTSEFNHIQRDPWMLLPATLAAWLRFRRVQNGTNAALLEGFLWGAALWLKPHIVIPALAVWAVSAVLLARQEPRRNVLRDLAALVCGGAVAGAPGVVWLVATGAWPHFLDIFLNWNPAYLADNAPLAARIGGLFEMHRPWGLLHFAALPLALLALWEARVWSRTPGPPAGVFRPKLWYTPAESEGAAAARAILAALYLGWAAQAVGLQKSLDYVYVPVTLLAFAVVAAQRWCFGFLYLVWFVAVGALLNLADTYPNDIAPWVYKLDPADAKGKFEKHALADGEIMKLWGRALTEGDTPELRDRIGQYTGVHCGTNWEDLTSVASHLRAIEPPLRAGELNCWHDSTHPLYLMLDLDPATRYMHYGTAFDIKELGPLSPGQKTKREQIADAVRASRQRYVVSDLLRTNQDPRAPYRSESWRNGDPLPVWLPDHERQKFPWNQPVVFRSGRYVVHRIDPSVPLGEIRVPDWNSLDELLMPRPPKLGGISIFR, encoded by the coding sequence GTGCCGCTGTTCCTTGTGATGCCGCCGTGGTGCGATGTCACGCTCTACCAGATGGCGGCCCGCAACGTACTTCGGGGCGGCACCCACTACCGCGACATATTTGACACGAACCTGCCGGGGTTCGTGTGGCTGATGGCCGGGGCGAAGCTCCTGTTCGGTTGGAGCACCGGTGCGCTGCGGGCCGTGGACCTTATGGTGATCGCGGGCGCAACCGCCGCGCTGTGCCGGTTCGTGCGGCGCTGCGGGGGAACACGCTACACGGTCGCGTGGCTCGTAGCGGCGGTTGCCCTCTTCTACCCCTTCACGTCCGAGTTCAACCACATCCAGCGTGACCCGTGGATGCTGCTCCCGGCGACGCTGGCGGCGTGGCTGCGGTTCCGGCGGGTGCAGAATGGGACGAACGCCGCCCTGCTCGAAGGGTTCCTGTGGGGAGCGGCGTTGTGGCTCAAACCGCACATCGTCATTCCCGCGCTCGCGGTGTGGGCGGTGTCTGCGGTCCTGCTCGCGCGGCAGGAACCCCGGAGGAACGTACTGAGGGATTTGGCCGCGCTCGTTTGCGGCGGCGCGGTCGCGGGCGCACCTGGTGTCGTGTGGCTGGTCGCGACCGGGGCTTGGCCCCATTTTCTCGATATCTTTCTCAACTGGAACCCGGCGTACCTCGCGGACAACGCGCCGCTCGCGGCGCGGATCGGCGGTCTGTTTGAAATGCACCGCCCGTGGGGCCTTCTGCACTTCGCGGCGCTGCCGCTCGCGCTCCTGGCGCTCTGGGAAGCCCGGGTCTGGTCGCGCACGCCCGGCCCGCCGGCCGGCGTGTTCCGCCCGAAACTCTGGTACACGCCCGCGGAGAGTGAGGGAGCGGCGGCGGCGCGCGCGATCCTGGCGGCCCTGTATCTCGGCTGGGCGGCTCAAGCCGTCGGGCTGCAAAAGAGCCTCGATTACGTGTACGTCCCGGTAACACTGCTCGCGTTCGCGGTTGTCGCGGCGCAGCGGTGGTGCTTCGGGTTCCTCTATCTCGTGTGGTTCGTCGCGGTCGGCGCGCTGCTGAACCTCGCCGACACGTACCCGAACGACATTGCGCCGTGGGTCTATAAACTCGATCCCGCAGACGCCAAGGGGAAGTTCGAGAAGCACGCGCTCGCGGACGGCGAGATCATGAAGCTGTGGGGCCGGGCTCTCACCGAAGGGGACACGCCCGAGCTGCGCGACCGGATCGGGCAATACACGGGGGTCCACTGCGGCACCAACTGGGAAGACCTGACCAGCGTCGCGAGCCACCTGCGTGCCATTGAGCCGCCGCTCCGGGCCGGCGAACTGAACTGCTGGCACGACAGTACGCACCCGCTGTACCTGATGCTCGACCTCGACCCCGCGACGCGGTACATGCACTACGGCACCGCGTTCGACATCAAAGAGTTGGGACCCCTGTCACCCGGTCAGAAGACCAAACGGGAACAGATCGCCGACGCCGTACGCGCCAGCCGCCAACGGTACGTGGTCAGCGACCTGTTGCGCACGAACCAAGACCCGAGAGCGCCGTACCGGTCCGAGTCGTGGCGTAACGGTGATCCGCTCCCGGTGTGGCTCCCGGACCACGAGCGCCAGAAGTTCCCCTGGAACCAACCGGTCGTCTTCCGCTCAGGGCGCTACGTCGTTCACCGGATCGACCCCTCCGTTCCGCTCGGCGAGATCCGCGTACCCGACTGGAACTCTCTGGACGAACTGCTGATGCCACGGCCCCCAAAATTGGGCGGCATCAGCATCTTCCGCTAG
- a CDS encoding PEP-CTERM sorting domain-containing protein, whose product MLRTFRAVLTVAALTCAPALAHAGPVQWGYRAEAPDGTVLREMSGLTDLNWSDFFLPDPMLHGTPILDPDSNSYYHSDIWRSASTVTIIDERTGCSGSLPLYLDFIQEYALGANGERELIYEGYESNLWPNASTFTLGGNTYSVRAPGGELQVNVTPGVTTPEPGSLALAGFGLVAVFARRLRGMRLSHEVTARH is encoded by the coding sequence ATGCTCCGCACCTTCCGGGCAGTTCTCACCGTTGCGGCCCTGACCTGCGCCCCCGCCCTCGCCCACGCCGGACCGGTTCAGTGGGGCTACCGCGCCGAAGCGCCCGACGGCACCGTCCTCCGCGAGATGAGCGGGCTCACGGACCTCAACTGGTCCGACTTCTTCCTCCCGGACCCGATGCTGCACGGGACCCCGATCCTGGACCCGGACTCGAACAGCTACTACCACTCCGACATCTGGCGGTCAGCGTCCACGGTCACCATCATTGATGAACGGACCGGTTGTTCGGGCTCGCTCCCACTGTACCTGGACTTCATCCAGGAGTACGCACTCGGCGCCAACGGCGAGCGCGAACTGATCTATGAGGGGTACGAGTCGAACCTGTGGCCCAACGCGAGCACGTTCACGCTCGGCGGGAACACGTACAGCGTCCGGGCGCCGGGCGGCGAACTGCAAGTCAACGTGACGCCCGGGGTGACGACCCCCGAGCCGGGTTCGCTGGCGCTCGCGGGCTTCGGCCTCGTCGCGGTGTTCGCCCGGCGGCTACGTGGGATGCGTTTGTCGCACGAAGTGACCGCGCGGCACTGA
- a CDS encoding Rieske 2Fe-2S domain-containing protein has protein sequence MGMLDHWQPVLLSRRLRRDPVGVVVANQPVALFRTSGGEVAALSDVCPHRRLKLSVGKVVGDRLQCKYHGWTFDDCGNGESPAAPKLTACTASYDAREAHGLVWIKSRTSAPPFPDVTAPGFYPICTLEHTVPAPLELAVDNFNEIEHSATVHDTFGYDLDRLSEVKVAFESTDDMVKVTNAGPTKTLNRAFAWLLGIRKGDTFHDHWTTRFSPVHSVFDHWWTSPDGAREAMVRWRLYIFFVPQDDKTTRVFSVTFAKSRYPGPAGGLRLFRWLLRREIDREVRSDVSMLYHMADYGTGIEGLKLSRFDKVLGLTRDRIARIYRGAPAGRVTLV, from the coding sequence ATGGGCATGTTGGACCACTGGCAACCGGTGCTCCTGAGCCGCCGGCTGCGCCGCGACCCGGTCGGCGTTGTGGTCGCGAACCAACCCGTCGCGCTGTTCCGCACGTCGGGCGGCGAGGTCGCGGCGCTCTCGGACGTGTGCCCGCACCGGCGGCTGAAGTTGAGCGTCGGCAAGGTGGTCGGCGACCGGTTGCAGTGCAAGTACCACGGGTGGACGTTCGACGACTGCGGCAACGGCGAGAGCCCGGCCGCGCCGAAGCTCACCGCCTGCACCGCCAGCTACGACGCCCGTGAGGCACACGGGCTGGTGTGGATCAAGTCGCGGACCAGCGCGCCGCCGTTCCCGGATGTCACAGCCCCCGGGTTCTACCCCATCTGCACGCTGGAACACACCGTCCCGGCCCCGCTGGAACTGGCCGTGGACAACTTTAACGAGATCGAGCACAGCGCCACCGTTCACGACACGTTCGGCTACGACCTCGACCGGCTGAGCGAGGTGAAGGTCGCGTTCGAATCCACGGACGACATGGTAAAGGTGACCAACGCCGGCCCGACGAAAACGCTGAACCGGGCGTTCGCGTGGCTGCTGGGCATCCGCAAGGGGGACACGTTCCACGACCACTGGACCACCCGGTTCTCGCCGGTCCACTCCGTGTTCGACCACTGGTGGACCAGCCCGGACGGCGCCCGCGAGGCGATGGTGCGGTGGCGGCTCTACATCTTCTTCGTGCCGCAGGACGACAAAACGACCCGGGTGTTCTCCGTGACGTTCGCCAAGTCCCGGTACCCCGGCCCGGCGGGCGGGCTGCGGCTGTTCCGGTGGCTCTTGCGGCGCGAGATCGACCGCGAGGTGCGGTCGGACGTGTCGATGCTGTACCACATGGCCGATTACGGCACCGGCATTGAGGGACTGAAACTGAGCCGGTTCGACAAGGTGCTCGGGCTCACCCGCGACCGGATCGCGCGGATCTACCGCGGCGCCCCCGCGGGCCGTGTCACGCTGGTGTGA
- a CDS encoding riboflavin synthase, translated as MFTGLVQALGTVRAVTDGQGGRRLSVAEPALAPGLRIGDSVSVCGACLTVVSRDGAALDFEVGPETLAKTTLGGLTPGDRVNLEGALRVGDALGGHFVTGHVDCVGRVLEERVTGEWLTIWFGFPAEFGDLLVSKGSVAVDGVSLTVVDAEADRLSVMLIPHTRTHTTLGYKKPGDAVNLEFDLLAKHVKKLFGRINLTI; from the coding sequence ATGTTTACGGGGCTGGTTCAGGCGCTCGGGACGGTGCGGGCGGTCACGGACGGGCAGGGCGGGCGCCGGCTAAGCGTCGCCGAACCCGCCCTCGCGCCGGGCCTGCGGATTGGCGACAGCGTCAGCGTGTGCGGGGCGTGCCTCACCGTTGTGTCGCGTGACGGCGCCGCGCTCGACTTCGAGGTCGGGCCGGAAACGCTGGCGAAAACCACCCTGGGCGGGCTGACCCCGGGCGACCGGGTGAACCTGGAAGGCGCCCTTCGGGTCGGGGACGCGCTCGGCGGGCACTTCGTCACCGGGCACGTCGATTGTGTCGGGCGGGTGCTCGAAGAGCGGGTGACCGGGGAGTGGCTCACCATTTGGTTCGGGTTCCCGGCGGAGTTCGGCGATCTGCTGGTGTCCAAGGGCTCGGTCGCGGTGGACGGCGTGAGCCTCACGGTGGTGGACGCCGAAGCCGACCGGCTGAGCGTGATGCTGATCCCGCACACCCGCACCCACACGACGCTGGGCTACAAGAAACCGGGCGACGCGGTGAACCTGGAGTTCGACCTGCTCGCCAAGCACGTGAAAAAACTGTTCGGCCGCATTAACCTCACGATTTAA
- the rsmA gene encoding 16S rRNA (adenine(1518)-N(6)/adenine(1519)-N(6))-dimethyltransferase RsmA: protein MSETPQEPLPVPAAPVPPPRQTLSYLHRLFEAHGLSPKSKLGQNFLIDLNLLDLIVRTAELDKSDAVLEVGTGTGSLTAKLADPAGVVVTVEVDRSIQPVAKEIVGGRSNVRFVFGDALAKKSELNPDMLSTWDAAAKEVGCTRKKLVANLPYVIATPLISNLLIGHPEIERMVVMVQWEIAERMKAVPNTKDYNALSVLVQSVADVETVRKVAPTNFHPRPKVDSAIVLIKPNAEKRAKVGDVMKFRIFLRDLYVHRRKNLRQALVGWPTGPREKKDVDAKLAELGIDGTLRSEALDIEQHLRLAAVFG, encoded by the coding sequence ATGTCCGAAACCCCGCAAGAACCGCTCCCCGTTCCCGCCGCGCCGGTCCCGCCGCCGCGTCAGACCCTGTCGTACCTGCACCGGCTGTTCGAGGCGCACGGCCTATCGCCCAAGAGCAAACTCGGTCAGAACTTCCTCATCGATCTCAACCTGCTCGATCTGATCGTGCGCACCGCCGAACTCGACAAGAGCGACGCGGTGCTGGAGGTGGGCACCGGTACCGGGTCGCTGACTGCGAAACTCGCGGACCCCGCGGGTGTGGTGGTTACGGTCGAAGTCGACCGCTCGATTCAGCCCGTGGCAAAAGAGATCGTCGGCGGTCGCTCCAACGTGCGGTTCGTGTTCGGGGACGCGCTCGCGAAGAAGAGCGAACTGAACCCGGACATGCTTTCCACCTGGGACGCCGCCGCGAAAGAGGTCGGCTGCACACGCAAAAAGCTGGTCGCGAACCTCCCCTACGTCATCGCCACGCCACTCATCAGCAACCTGCTGATCGGGCACCCCGAAATCGAGCGGATGGTGGTGATGGTGCAGTGGGAGATCGCGGAGCGGATGAAGGCGGTCCCCAACACGAAGGATTACAACGCCCTTTCGGTGCTGGTGCAGAGCGTGGCCGACGTGGAGACGGTGCGGAAGGTGGCGCCGACGAACTTCCACCCGCGGCCGAAGGTCGATTCCGCGATTGTGCTCATCAAGCCGAACGCCGAAAAGCGGGCGAAGGTCGGCGACGTGATGAAGTTCCGGATCTTCCTCCGCGACCTGTACGTTCACCGGCGGAAGAACTTGCGGCAGGCACTGGTCGGCTGGCCGACCGGGCCGCGCGAGAAGAAGGACGTGGACGCCAAACTTGCCGAACTCGGGATCGACGGCACCTTGCGCAGTGAGGCGCTGGACATCGAGCAGCACCTCCGACTGGCCGCAGTGTTTGGGTGA
- the tpx gene encoding thiol peroxidase gives MARTVTFKGNPVQLAGNELKAGDTAPDYKGLQGLSAVTLADTPAKARLFSVVPSLDTGVCSMQTKKFDEGIKALGDGVACYTVSLDLPFAQGRFCTAEGVSTMKTVSDVHNHSFGKNWGVLIESGLPLQLLTRAVFVVDAAGKVTYAEYVPEVTSHPNYDAAIEALKAAAK, from the coding sequence ATGGCCCGCACCGTCACGTTCAAGGGAAACCCGGTTCAACTGGCCGGCAACGAACTCAAGGCGGGCGACACCGCCCCGGACTACAAGGGGCTGCAAGGGCTCAGCGCGGTCACCCTCGCGGACACCCCGGCGAAGGCCCGGCTGTTCAGCGTGGTGCCGTCGCTGGACACCGGCGTGTGCAGCATGCAGACCAAGAAGTTTGACGAGGGCATCAAGGCGCTGGGCGACGGCGTCGCGTGCTACACGGTGAGCCTCGACCTGCCGTTCGCGCAAGGGCGGTTCTGCACCGCCGAGGGCGTGAGCACGATGAAGACCGTGTCGGACGTCCACAACCACTCGTTCGGCAAGAACTGGGGGGTGCTGATCGAGAGCGGGCTGCCGCTGCAACTCCTCACCCGCGCCGTGTTCGTGGTCGATGCGGCCGGCAAAGTCACCTACGCCGAGTACGTTCCCGAAGTGACCAGCCACCCGAACTACGACGCGGCCATCGAAGCGCTCAAGGCGGCTGCGAAGTAA
- a CDS encoding four-helix bundle copper-binding protein → MIRTKLFGALGLLAVSFAVAGTALSVGGKQPDNATKEQSKAADPHMSHFMDCAKECDDCARICNMCAAHCTKMVAEGKKEHLETVRTCIDCATLCQSASAIVIKNGPFSDLICTACAEACKRCGDACEKHAEHDAIMKQCAAECRKCEKMCRVMMKHTIKGDK, encoded by the coding sequence ATGATCCGCACCAAGCTGTTCGGGGCTCTGGGTCTGTTGGCGGTGTCTTTCGCAGTGGCCGGCACGGCCTTGTCAGTGGGTGGCAAGCAGCCGGACAACGCGACGAAAGAGCAATCGAAGGCCGCCGACCCGCACATGTCGCACTTCATGGACTGTGCCAAAGAGTGCGACGACTGCGCGCGGATCTGCAACATGTGCGCGGCCCACTGCACAAAGATGGTTGCGGAGGGGAAGAAGGAGCACCTCGAAACGGTTCGCACCTGCATCGACTGCGCGACGCTCTGTCAGTCGGCGTCAGCGATTGTGATAAAGAACGGGCCGTTCTCGGACCTGATTTGCACGGCGTGCGCCGAGGCGTGCAAGCGGTGCGGCGATGCGTGTGAGAAGCACGCCGAACACGACGCGATCATGAAGCAGTGCGCGGCGGAGTGCCGGAAGTGCGAGAAGATGTGCCGGGTGATGATGAAGCACACCATTAAAGGTGACAAGTAA
- a CDS encoding DUF72 domain-containing protein, whose amino-acid sequence MDFYVGTSGYSYPEWKGRFYPPKCPANKMLGYYSGRFRAVEINNTFYRPPTATLLEGWARQVPEGFRFVLKAPQEITHVKRLAGACDQVASLVTTADVLGDRFGPVLFQLPPPFRKDVPLLSEFLGRLPACRVAFEFRHPSWFEEDVFDLLRDHQAALCVADADDGLEVPFVPTADWGYVRLRRAEYDDAALRGWATKLRGAGWREGYVFFKHEDAGTGPRLASRLLDLFAEGTAPQKRSA is encoded by the coding sequence ATGGACTTCTACGTCGGCACCAGCGGGTACTCGTACCCCGAGTGGAAAGGACGCTTCTACCCGCCCAAGTGCCCGGCAAACAAGATGCTGGGCTACTACTCCGGGCGGTTCCGCGCCGTCGAGATCAACAACACGTTTTACCGCCCCCCGACCGCGACGCTGCTGGAGGGCTGGGCGCGACAGGTGCCCGAGGGCTTTCGGTTCGTACTGAAAGCGCCGCAAGAGATCACGCACGTGAAGCGCCTCGCCGGCGCGTGCGACCAGGTCGCGTCCCTCGTCACGACCGCGGACGTACTCGGCGACCGGTTCGGCCCGGTGCTGTTCCAGTTGCCGCCGCCGTTCCGCAAGGACGTTCCGCTCCTGAGCGAGTTCCTGGGCCGGTTGCCGGCGTGCCGGGTGGCGTTCGAGTTCCGCCACCCGTCGTGGTTTGAAGAGGACGTGTTCGACCTGCTGCGTGACCACCAGGCCGCGCTCTGCGTCGCCGACGCCGACGACGGGTTAGAAGTCCCCTTCGTCCCGACCGCGGACTGGGGCTACGTGCGCTTGCGCCGCGCCGAATACGACGATGCCGCGCTGCGCGGGTGGGCGACGAAGCTGCGCGGCGCGGGGTGGCGCGAAGGGTACGTGTTCTTCAAGCACGAGGACGCCGGCACCGGACCGCGACTGGCGTCACGGTTGCTGGACTTGTTTGCAGAGGGCACCGCGCCCCAAAAGCGGAGCGCGTAA
- a CDS encoding amylo-alpha-1,6-glucosidase: MSEAPQQVRDGAITRPWTPGERRPLDGLLEREWLVTNGLGGYASGTVSGVATRRYHGLLVAAHPAPLGRMMTVNHLWESLRLPDDRTISLGSEEKAGARPNIPGAEHLVEFRLEAGLPVWRYEIEGFELEKRIYFAHRRNTVFVRYRLTKGAGTVRLKLKPAVHFRGHDDNVGTPHCTPLVLTAVGGRYEFSCGDTFPVLRLFLDGGTNGGFTVRGERVEDVTYRIEESRGYEFRGVLDAPGFFRLDLAPGQEATLICSTDPWEQIRAVSPAEVLAAEQIRRRQLIEQAAPTARSGLAAELVLAADQFIFTPAARTTGEVRAHDEARSIIAGYHWFTDWGRDTMISLEGLTLTTGRHAEAADILHMFARHVKDGLIPNLFPERTREGLYHTADATLWFFHALNRYLKATGDRGALKQLLPTFRDIVEHHVRGTRFGIGVDPIDGLLRQGAEGYQLTWMDAKVGDWVVTPRRGKAVEINALWYNALRLLEQWSREEGEQARADAVARHADRCRESFNRRFWYEPGGHLYDVLDGPDGTADPALRPNQVFAIALDHPVLDGERWQAVLNVVREQLLTPVGLRSLAPGHPDYKPQYFGDLRARDAAYHQGTVWAWLIGPFTDAWMKAHPDDRAAPHEFLAGFRRHMVEACVASISEVFDAEPPHTPRGCVAQAWSVAEVLRCLAKIGA; this comes from the coding sequence ATGTCGGAAGCACCACAGCAGGTACGCGATGGGGCAATCACCCGCCCGTGGACGCCGGGCGAGCGCCGCCCGCTCGACGGGTTGCTCGAACGCGAGTGGCTGGTGACCAACGGGCTGGGAGGGTACGCGTCGGGAACCGTTTCCGGAGTCGCCACGCGGCGGTACCACGGGCTCCTCGTCGCCGCGCACCCGGCGCCGCTCGGCCGCATGATGACGGTGAACCACCTTTGGGAATCCCTCCGCCTGCCAGACGACCGCACGATTTCGCTCGGCAGCGAAGAGAAGGCCGGCGCACGACCGAACATCCCCGGCGCAGAGCACCTCGTCGAGTTCCGACTCGAAGCTGGGCTCCCGGTGTGGCGGTACGAGATCGAGGGGTTCGAGCTGGAAAAGCGGATCTACTTCGCCCACCGACGCAACACCGTGTTCGTTCGATACCGGCTAACCAAAGGGGCCGGCACCGTCCGGCTGAAGCTAAAACCGGCGGTCCACTTCCGCGGGCACGACGACAACGTCGGCACACCACACTGCACACCGCTGGTGCTCACCGCTGTCGGCGGCCGGTACGAGTTTTCGTGCGGGGACACGTTCCCGGTGCTCAGGCTGTTCCTCGACGGCGGTACGAATGGCGGGTTCACGGTCCGCGGCGAGCGCGTTGAGGACGTGACGTACCGCATCGAAGAGTCACGCGGGTACGAGTTCCGCGGCGTGCTGGACGCGCCCGGGTTCTTCCGACTCGATCTGGCACCGGGGCAGGAAGCCACGCTGATTTGTTCGACCGATCCGTGGGAGCAGATCAGGGCCGTGTCTCCGGCCGAGGTGCTGGCGGCGGAACAGATCCGGCGCCGACAACTGATCGAACAGGCCGCTCCCACTGCCCGGAGCGGGCTCGCGGCGGAACTGGTGCTCGCGGCCGACCAGTTCATCTTTACACCGGCGGCCCGGACCACAGGCGAAGTCCGTGCGCACGACGAGGCGCGGTCGATCATCGCCGGCTACCACTGGTTCACCGACTGGGGCCGCGACACGATGATCAGCCTGGAGGGGTTAACGCTCACCACCGGGCGGCACGCGGAAGCCGCGGACATCCTCCACATGTTCGCGCGGCACGTCAAGGACGGGCTCATTCCCAACCTGTTTCCGGAGCGCACGCGCGAGGGGCTCTACCACACTGCCGATGCGACCCTGTGGTTCTTCCATGCGCTCAACCGGTACCTCAAGGCCACGGGCGACCGCGGGGCACTCAAGCAACTGCTGCCAACGTTCCGCGACATTGTCGAGCACCACGTCCGCGGGACGCGGTTCGGCATCGGTGTGGACCCGATCGATGGGCTGCTTCGCCAGGGCGCGGAAGGGTACCAACTCACCTGGATGGACGCAAAGGTGGGCGACTGGGTCGTCACCCCGCGGCGCGGCAAGGCGGTGGAGATCAACGCGCTGTGGTACAACGCGCTGCGGCTCCTGGAACAGTGGTCGCGCGAGGAAGGTGAGCAAGCGCGCGCCGACGCGGTTGCCCGGCACGCGGACCGGTGCCGCGAATCGTTCAACCGCCGGTTCTGGTACGAACCCGGCGGACACCTGTACGACGTACTCGACGGGCCGGACGGGACCGCCGATCCGGCCCTGCGGCCGAACCAGGTGTTTGCGATCGCGCTCGATCACCCGGTGTTGGACGGGGAGCGCTGGCAAGCGGTGCTGAACGTGGTACGCGAGCAGTTGCTCACCCCGGTGGGGCTGCGGTCGCTCGCGCCGGGGCACCCGGACTACAAGCCGCAGTACTTCGGCGACCTCCGGGCACGGGACGCGGCCTACCACCAGGGGACCGTGTGGGCGTGGCTCATCGGCCCGTTCACGGACGCCTGGATGAAGGCCCATCCCGACGACCGCGCCGCGCCGCACGAGTTCCTCGCCGGGTTCCGCCGGCACATGGTCGAGGCGTGCGTCGCCTCGATCAGCGAGGTGTTCGACGCCGAACCGCCGCACACCCCGCGCGGCTGCGTCGCGCAAGCGTGGAGCGTGGCCGAGGTGCTCCGGTGCCTCGCCAAAATCGGCGCCTGA